The proteins below are encoded in one region of Carcharodon carcharias isolate sCarCar2 chromosome 2, sCarCar2.pri, whole genome shotgun sequence:
- the LOC121272355 gene encoding cytochrome c oxidase assembly protein COX20, mitochondrial — protein sequence MSTETDAEKPKSFKLLGILDVQNIPCARDSVLYGSAGAVVAGLGHFLATSRVKRSFDFSVGSFLLTTLGTWMFCRYQNAKLRIQQRMVQEGVKNKVAFEGTKMDPTRKSDRSNKDSQGENS from the exons ATGTCAACCGAGACTGACGCAGAGAAACCGAAG TCATTCAAGCTCCTGGGAATCTTGGATGTGCAGAACATTCCATGTGCTCGCGACTCTGTCCTGTATGGATCAGCTGGTGCTGTAGTAGCTGGACTTGGCCACTTCCTAGCAACAA GCAGAGTAAAGCGGTCATTTGACTTCAGTGTGGGGAGCTTTCTACTTACAACTTTGGGAACTTG GATGTTCTGCAGGTATCAGAATGCAAAACTCAGAATCCAGCAGCGAATGGTGCAGGAAGGTGTGAAAAACAAGGTTGCATTTGAAGGGACCAAAATGGATCCAACCAGAAAATCAGATAGAAGCAACAAAGACAGCCAAGGAGAAAATTCATAG